One Festucalex cinctus isolate MCC-2025b chromosome 1, RoL_Fcin_1.0, whole genome shotgun sequence genomic region harbors:
- the psmg3 gene encoding proteasome assembly chaperone 3: MSAAEPIISSRQTQKEINGIATQVVCTKFSNYIFIVITQYGKIGTLVSVSPESRCDDFSTSIFSTKVLLGKDEPMTHVCGKHLGTFVSQEAGNRPVLLGLALKDSSVDAIKQMKELIKSCQVW; the protein is encoded by the exons ATGTCTGCGGCTGAGCCCATCATCTCATCCAGACAGACGCAGAAAGAAATCAACGGCATCGCCACGCAAGTTGTCTGCACAAAGTTCAGTAATTACATATTTATTGTCATAACACAGTACGGTAAGATCGGAACGCTGGTGTCCGTCTCGCCCGAGTCCAGGTGCGATGACTTCAGCACTTCGATATTCTCCACCAAAGTGCTGCTGGGAAAGGACGAG cCAATGACACATGTGTGTGGCAAGCACCTGGGAACATTTGTATCGCAAGAAGCCGGCAACAGGCCCGTCTTACTGGGACTGGCGCTCAAGGACTCTTCAGTAGATGCAATTAAGCAAATGAAAGAACTCATCAAAAGCTGTCAAGTTTGGTAG